Proteins co-encoded in one Myotis daubentonii chromosome 8, mMyoDau2.1, whole genome shotgun sequence genomic window:
- the LOC132240222 gene encoding zinc finger protein 296-like has protein sequence MSRRKAGCKPRRVDPKSATHTDDEMEMGDLVIDVKPEPHPWPLQAAGLQRGSPKEVPAPGGLDGAPRSCPTPVPAAARPLLALGWQNQSAPWTSLVPNPHDRQPWTDKHPNTLTCGLCLQTFPLEAIKAFVDHKKQGCQPSRGPSPGPDSELENLKALTCLRCGRQFTEAWTLLRHAQWDHGLSIYRTESEAPETPLLGPAEVAAVRSAVVGQQVEAKGSQANKSPTCLVCMKTLSTFSNLKVHMRSHTGQRPYACDQCSYACAHSSRLNRHKKTHRQLQPQSPYTAKASQEQASAAPPEPAAHAAAPARTLLCSPEGAGAADTAGVQEPGAPGGGAQAGPGGDSWGDAIKEERVNFAQIPDKLPKKTPKTVGKSHGPGGSCEFCGKRFTDSSNLTVHRRSHTGERPYTCDLCPYACAQRSKLSRHRLIHGLGPGGARFECPHCHVPFRLQATLDKHLWQKHPKVPFPPAVPGTTAHVSVDHVLL, from the coding sequence ATGTCTCGCCGCAAGGCCGGCTGCAAGCCCCGCCGAGTAGACCCCAAGTCTGCCACCCACACCGACGATGAGATGGAGATGGGGGACCTGGTCATCGACGTGAAGCCCGAGCCACATCCATGGCCCCTACAGGCCGCGGGGCTGCAGCGGGGTTCTCCAAAGGAAGTGCCCGCTCCAGGCGGCCTCGATGGTGCACCCCGCTCCTGCCCTACCCCGGTGCCCGCGGCCGCCCGTCCCCTCCTCGCCCTCGGCTGGCAGAACCAGTCGGCGCCGTGGACTTCTCTGGTCCCTAATCCTCACGACCGCCAGCCCTGGACTGACAAACACCCAAATACGTTGACCTGCGGCCTCTGCCTGCAGACCTTCCCGCTGGAGGCCATCAAGGCTTTCGTGGACCACAAGAAGCAGGGCTGTCAGCCCTCTcgaggccccagccctggcccggaCTCAGAACTTGAGAACCTGAAGGCTTTGACTTGCCTCCGCTGTGGCCGACAGTTTACCGAGGCCTGGACACTGCTGCGCCACGCCCAGTGGGACCATGGACTGTCCATCTACCGGACGGAATCTGAGGCCCCAGAGACTCCGCTGCTGGGCCCGGCAGAGGTGGCTGCAGTCAGGTCAGCAGTGGTGGGGCAGCAAGTGGAGGCCAAGGGCTCCCAGGCGAACAAGAGCCCCACCTGCCTTGTGTGCATGAAGACCCTCAGCACCTTCAGCAACCTCAAGGTGCACATGCGCTCCCACACGGGCCAGCGGCCCTACGCCTGTGACCAGTGTTCTTAcgcctgtgcccacagcagcaggCTCAACCGCCACAAGAAGACCCACCGGCAGCTGCAACCTCAGAGCCCTTACACGGCCAAGGCCAGTCAGGAACAGGCCTCAGCTGCCCCTCCAGAGCCAGCCGCCCATGCCGCTGCCCCAGCCAGGACTCTCCTGTGCAGCCCTGAAGGGGCTGGAGCTGCTGACACAGCAGGTGTGCAGGAACCGGGGGCTCCAGGTGGTGGAGCTCAGGCTGGTCCTGGTGGGGACAGTTGGGGCGACGCCATCAAGGAAGAGAGAGTCAACTTTGCCCAGATCCCAGACAAGTTGCCTAAGAAGACTCCAAAGACAGTGGGCAAGAGCCATGGGCCCGGGGGCAGCTGTGAGTTCTGTGGGAAACGTTTCACCGACAGCAGCAATCTGACTGTGCACCGGCGCTCACACACCGGGGAGCGGCCCTATACCTGCGACCTCTGCCCCTATGCCTGTGCCCAGAGGAGCAAGCTTAGCCGCCACCGCCTCATACACGGTCTGGGGCCTGGCGGTGCCCGCTTTGAGTGCCCCCACTGCCATGTGCCCTTCCGCCTGCAGGCCACCCTGGACAAACACCTGTGGCAGAAG